The sequence TTCACTTAAAGCCGGGAGATAAACTGAGAGTTCCTGCAGGAACGGAACATTGGGCAGAAGTAGGTGATAAAGGAGTTACCTACGTTTGCGGAACAAAAAGATAGCTGCAGCGAATCGAAATTTTAATGCAAATACTTGAAAACCTTGTAAGACAATTGATTAAGTTGATTTTTTTTGGAGATTTCAAAATTGTAACTGCCAGTTTGCTGCAAAAAACTACCTCTTCAGAACATGTTATAATTGATAAAGTAATTGAAATTCTTTGACTTTGAAGAATATGGATTTTGAGGGTTTTATTTGAACGTAGTGGGATATAAAGAATTTTTAGGCTTTAATTCCATTCTTCCCTGCCTTAGTTTTATTTGAACGTAGTGGGATATAAAGATCAGAAAAGCAACAAGAGCAAAAAACATTACAACAGGTTTTATTTGAACGTAGTGGGATATAAAGTTTGAAGTTGTTTTGGAAGTTCTTGATGAAAGCTAGTTTTATTTGAACGTAGTGGGATATAAAGGTTTCTCCAGTCCTTGATTGCACCCATTATGTTCAGGTTTTATTTGAACGTAGTGGGATATAAAGTTCAGAAGATAGAAAAGGAAGGGCAGGAGTACAGAAGTTTTATTTGAACGTAGTGGGATATAAAGTCGTGAGGTTTTCAGGGTGAAGGTTTTGGAAAAGGTGTTTTATTTGAACGTAGTGGGATATAAAGACGCTTGGGTCTGCAGGAATTGGCGTTAGTGATAGTTTTATTTGAACGTAGTGGGATATAAAGTTGAGAAAGTTCTTTGAGTATTTCATCCTTGACCTGGTTTTATTTGAACGTAGTGGGATATAAAGCCAGATACTTCAGTAACTGTTACGATTGATGGAACGTTTTATTTGAACGTAGTGGGATATAAAGTGCTAAGGAAGATTTAGGCTACGCGAGGGGCTTTTTGTTTTATCTGAACGTAGTGGAACTGAAAATTCTTTAAGTCATTCTATTCCAAGTTCCTTTCAAGACAACTCCTTTTCCTGTAAATAGGGACAGGGATATTTAAAATTGAAGGATGTTCAAGAATTTATTTTCAGAATTAAACTGCCCTCCTTGAGGAGGGCAGGACTTTAATTAGTTATTCAGGCTTTTTCTTGTTTATTTTTACGGGCTTAATGTACTTGTCAACTACATCTTTTGTATTAAAGACGTTAAGCTGCTCAAATAGGAAGTTAAACTTGTTCTTCAAAGCCTCCATCATTGGAGCTTTTACACTCTCTGGCAAGTCCCAAAACTCTTTCTTAAACTTACCAAAAGCCTTTTTCCTTGTTTTATAGATAAACTGCTGTTCTGTCCATCCTTCCTTCCACTCGTTTTTTAGCTCTGTTTTCAACCAGTTGTAGATTTCTTCCTTAAAGTCCTCCGGTAAATAATCGTAGATTATGTTTTGAAAACCGGTTGCAAGGTGAATTTCAGCAGTTTTCACCTCTGGAAACTTGTGGAAGAGCTCATCCGGAAGTGTAGAAGCTCCATGCTGAACTGCGCCAGCCATTGAGTATTTCTTTCTTGCTACCTCTCCGATTCTCTCTAAAACAGAAAAGTCCAACTTCACTTCCGCAACTCTACCATCTGGAAGGGGAATTCCTCCGTGCTCAGTTCCTGTCTGAACGGAAATTTTGCTTATGTGAGGAATGTTCTCACCGTACTTTTTGAGTTCCTCTAAGTATCCTTCCATGAATGCCTCAAACTCCTCAGGAGTTGAGTTTTTACCTCCGATATGGCCTATTTCTCCTCCAACGGAAACCGTAACTCCTTCAGGTTCTATTTCCCTTATGAAGGCCGTCATTTTTGCAGTGTTTATGTAGTTGTGGAACTGCTGTTCCTTCAACGTTGGTTTGCTGTAGTCAACTAACGTTGATGGGTCTATGTCTATGTTGTAGAAATCCGCTTCTATAGCTTCCTTTGTTAGTTTCTTTATATTTTCAAGTTCATTTTCAGGGTTCTCCGAATACTTTTTCGCGTTAAACTGGAAGTGGTCTCCCTGAATAAAGACCGGACCTCGGAATCCTTCTTTTATTGCTGCTGCTAATACACAGGCAGTATACTCTGCAGGTCTTTGGTCTGTATAGCCTATTTCTGACTTAGCAATCTCAAGAATAAACGCCCCAACTTCCTTTTCCACTGCAGTTTTAAAAATCTGTCTCATGACGTCGTAAGTCATTCCTCTTATGTTCATTGCAGGAACGGTAAACCAGAACGGGAGTTCCTCCTTTGCCATTCCCTTTGTGTAAAGGTCGTGGATTGAGGAGGGAACTATTCCAAGGTCTAAGGCAATGGCTCTTATCAGCCAACGGGAGAGTTCTTTTTCCCTGTCTCCTCCAAAAACGGCAGTGTAGATAAGGTTATCAATAACCTCTCTTATCTTTTCCTCATCTTTAACAGAAACACTGTCCTCCTTGATTTCTACCGTTCCATCAACAGTATTTAAAATTTCCTCGTAAGAGAGCTTTCTCATTCTTCCCTCCATCGGTTTTTGTTAGGAAATTTTATCAGTTAAAATTTAAATTGCCATGAAGAGAGTTTCTTTTTTAGTTTTTCTCCTTCTTGCATTGAACCTTTTTAGTTGTGGGGAGAGAAGGGGGATTGTTGTATATCCAACATACAAACACCACTATAGAAGCTGCAAGTATACGTACAGAGTTAAAGGAAAAACTTACTGCGTAAGGAGGAGTTCTAAAGGATTCGTCCAGATAGGTATAGCCTCGTGGTACGGACCGGGATTTCACGGAAGCAGAACGGCAAGTGGTGAAATATACAACATGTACAAGTTAACGGCAGCCCATAAAACCCTTCCGTTAGGAACGTACGTAAAGGTAATAAACCTTGAAAACGGAAGGAGCGTAGTAGTAAAGGTCAACGATAGGGGTCCCTTTGTCAGAGGAAGGATAATCGACCTTTCCTATGCTGCAGCTAAAAAACTCGGAATGTTAAAGAAGGGAACTGCGAAAGTTAAGATAATTGCCCTTGGAAAGAGGGTAGACCACAAATTTGAACCTGAAAACTATGAAGTTGGAAGGTTTTACGTTCAAATTGGTGCATTTAAGAATAAGTTTTACGCCTACAGGTTCAGATGGACAGTTTCAAGAAAACATAGAGTTAAGGTAAGAGTAGTAAAATTGAAAGGTTACTACAGGGTCTTAGCAGGACCTGTTAGTACTTACTCTAAAGCTTTAAGCTTGAAGAAGAGACTTAGAAAGGAGGGATTAAAGGGGTCTTTCATTATCAACCTATAGGGGGAGAAAATGAAAAAACTTTTAGCCTTAATTTCTGTATTGGGTATTCTCTCTTCCTGCGGGGGGAGTCTACAGAGTAGTTCTGGAGCTCCCGATAAAATAAACTATCAGACTACAGACAGGAGTTACCTCGTGTTTGACCCGTTTTCAGGTAAATCAAACCAACCTTTAGGAATTCCTTTTCCAAACGATATCCTTTGGTCTCAGGGGAGCAGAGCTCCAAGCTACGTTTCCTTTGATACCTCGTCAATAACAGACCCGGCTAAAAAGGTTTTGTTTGAGGCTATTAACAAACTTCAGATTCAAGGACTGAGTCCCAATACACCCATATTCATTCCGCTCTCCTCAGAAACTCCAATTGATTTAAATACGCTGAATAATAGATATCTCCTTGTAGATTTGACAGTTTTGGGAGAGCTTCAGCAGAATCCCTCACTTGCAGGCAGTTTAGTCCAGTCAGACAGGCTCTACGTAAGGCAGGAGGGAAGATATCTGAAATTTTACCCCGTTAAGCCATTAGAGGCGGGGCATAAGTACCTATTCATTCTTTTAGACGGAATTAAGGACATACAAGGAAAAACTGTTTTATCACCTCAGATTTACAACGAGATTGAAGGGAAAACTCCCCTTTCAGATGAAAAGCTTGAAGCTCTAAGGCAGAGTTATCAGTACCTCTACGACAACATTTTCCCTGCCGTTTCAAACCTTATAAACGTTGAACTGAATAGGAATACCGTTCTTGAATCCTTTACATTCACTACAGCCAACAAAACACTCTCCGTTTCCGATATTTCAGTAATGAACAAGTTCCTGAGTGGTGAAATTAACGAACTTAAAATTACTGGTCTTCCGTACTCGTCCATAGAGAAAGACTATAGAACCTTTGACAGTGAGGATGTTAATAAATCTCCTCTGTACGGAGTGCTCAAAATAGTTCTATCAAACAATCAGCTCTTAGCACAACTTAGGAACTACAACCTCTTCCCAGCCTTTGATATAACAAAATTGGGAGAACTTTTTGAAAAGGTACAACAAAACGAACAGTTTGACATAAAGGACTACGTTAAGTTTATTCCTGTATTTTTTGGAAACAGGGACAGCTACAACGGAACTGTCTACATATTCCAGCACGGACTTGGGAGCAGTAAAGAACGTGCAGAAAATCTCTTAACTGATATTAATTTACCTGTTGTTGCAATTGACCTTCCATTTCACGGAGACTACACAAAGCTAACGGAAAACAGCAGTTTTGAGTGTGGAGAGGGTAAGTGCTACTTAACGGGAAATGTTGCAAGGAACAGACTCAACGTCTATCAGTCTGTTTTTAACCTTAGGCTTTTGGAGCTCCTTTTAAGAAATGGTGTTTACGATATAGACGGTGATGGAAGTTCTGATAAGGTTAGCCACGTTTACTTTTTAGGTGTTTCAATGGGAGCAATTACAGGTTCAATCTACTCCCACTTTGGAAGTCCTGAAAAGGTTGTTCTTAATGTGGGAGGAGGTAATTACGTGTCAATAATAGATGCTGCAGAAAACGAACTTATAGAGGGACTTCTCAAATCTACGGGAGTTGAGAAAAATACAAACGGTTATGCAGTCCTACTCGGAGTATTCCAGATGATTCTTGACCCTGCAGACCCTGTTTACTTAGGAATCGACAACGGAACAAATGTAATTCTCCAAAATGCCTGCTGCGATACCGTTGTTCCTTTCATTTCGAACAGAGCTCTATCGGAAAGGGTCGGATTTAGTCAATTTACAAGACTATCAACCGATGGAGATTTCCAGAACCCTCCATCCTCTCCTAATTGGTACATATTTGGAGACAGTGAAAACTGGGTTCACCACGGCTTTTTGATTCATACAAATCTTGAAAGTTACCCTGAAGTTCAGGGACACACAACCTTAGAATACGTTGAAAGAGCTGAAAAGGCTGCGAGAAGACAGATTGAGTCATTCTTCAATGGAGGACAGTAATGAAAATTGCCATTCCTGTAGATGAAAACAAACATCCTCTAAATGTCTTTGGTCCTGCACCTTACTTTTTAATTTTTAACACAGAGACTAATGAGAGTTACTTAATTAAAAATGTCTACTCCTGTGGGGGGTGTTCAAGTGGATGCGAGGAAGGAAAGAATGCTGCCGATTTACTCAAGGAAAACGATGTGGATGTCCTCCTGATAGGGGAGATTTCCCGTCCTCCTCTACTTAAACTACTCTCAAAGGGAATTACTGTTTACAGGCTGCCTAAGGGAATTGAGAATATTGACAAAGCAATTCAAAGTCTTAAGGAAGGTAAGACCGAGATAGTTTATTTAAGTTCAGTTTAAGAAGGGGGCACAAAGCCCCCCCGATTAGTCTTCAAGTGTGGAGAGATCCCCTGGATCCATTCCAAGCTCTTTGGCCTTGAGAACACGCCTCATAATTTTTCCACTTCTTGTCTTTGGAAGCTTGTCAACAAACTCAATCTCTGAAGGAACTGCGAGAGCTCCAAGTTCCATTTTAACGTGGTACTTAAGGTCATTCACAAGTTTGTCGGAGGCAGCATAGCCCTCCTTAAGAATTACAAACGCCTTA is a genomic window of Balnearium lithotrophicum containing:
- a CDS encoding septal ring lytic transglycosylase RlpA family protein, with protein sequence MKRVSFLVFLLLALNLFSCGERRGIVVYPTYKHHYRSCKYTYRVKGKTYCVRRSSKGFVQIGIASWYGPGFHGSRTASGEIYNMYKLTAAHKTLPLGTYVKVINLENGRSVVVKVNDRGPFVRGRIIDLSYAAAKKLGMLKKGTAKVKIIALGKRVDHKFEPENYEVGRFYVQIGAFKNKFYAYRFRWTVSRKHRVKVRVVKLKGYYRVLAGPVSTYSKALSLKKRLRKEGLKGSFIINL
- a CDS encoding class II fructose-bisphosphate aldolase translates to MRKLSYEEILNTVDGTVEIKEDSVSVKDEEKIREVIDNLIYTAVFGGDREKELSRWLIRAIALDLGIVPSSIHDLYTKGMAKEELPFWFTVPAMNIRGMTYDVMRQIFKTAVEKEVGAFILEIAKSEIGYTDQRPAEYTACVLAAAIKEGFRGPVFIQGDHFQFNAKKYSENPENELENIKKLTKEAIEADFYNIDIDPSTLVDYSKPTLKEQQFHNYINTAKMTAFIREIEPEGVTVSVGGEIGHIGGKNSTPEEFEAFMEGYLEELKKYGENIPHISKISVQTGTEHGGIPLPDGRVAEVKLDFSVLERIGEVARKKYSMAGAVQHGASTLPDELFHKFPEVKTAEIHLATGFQNIIYDYLPEDFKEEIYNWLKTELKNEWKEGWTEQQFIYKTRKKAFGKFKKEFWDLPESVKAPMMEALKNKFNFLFEQLNVFNTKDVVDKYIKPVKINKKKPE
- a CDS encoding NifB/NifX family molybdenum-iron cluster-binding protein, which produces MKIAIPVDENKHPLNVFGPAPYFLIFNTETNESYLIKNVYSCGGCSSGCEEGKNAADLLKENDVDVLLIGEISRPPLLKLLSKGITVYRLPKGIENIDKAIQSLKEGKTEIVYLSSV